GGGTTGTCCCTGCGTGCGGCCCATCGAATTGCTTCCTCGGGCAGAAGAAACTCGATCCGCTGCACCGTCTGTCCGCTGTACTCAGTGAGCGCTGCGCGGTAATGTCCGGCCATGCCGAGCAACTGCGCACGCCACGCGGCATCTGGCACTTCGATTCTCAGGATGCCTTCGCGGAATTCCAGAACTTTCGTGCGGTCGGAGACCGCCTGGCCGCAGACGAATGTCCAAGCCGTCCCTGCCGCTTCTTCCGCAGGAAGACGTCTGATCGCGTCAGCCATGATTTTTTTGAGTGTGCCGCGAACTTGATCCATCCGATTCCGCCCGGCGTGATTCTAGCACCGCTGATTGGGGGCCTCGCCGCCAGGCAGCGATGTTCCCTTCGGCGGCTGAGCGCATAGGTGCGAATGCGATTACCAAAGGCATTTGACGCGGCATCGGCCCTCGCCTAAAACTCAAATTGCAAGTACTGGCGGATCAGGCGCAGATCGTTCGCTCTCCCCAATTCCTACCGCCAGGCGTGAGGCGAACGTGAACGATTCAAAGAACGACGAGGGCCCCGCACCTCCTGTAACCCGGAATGCAAAGTATCTCGACGTCTTGATTGTGTGTGTCGTGTTATTGATGGGGCTCGTTGCTTTTCTGCTCTTTTTGCCCGAAACAAAATAGGTGGTTCCAGTTTATGACGCAAGCGGATACTCGCTGCGGATGAACTGCATAGCTGTTTCCTTGTCGCGGAGGCGTCCCTCGAGTTGTCCGTCTTCCACGGCAGACAGGATTTCGCGAAAGCGCGGTCCTGGTTTATAACCTGCATGGATGAGGTCGTGCCCCGTGATGAGCGGCGCCGGCCTCATTTCTTCTTCCGGCATCGTCTCCACTTTCTCGCGGCAAAACTCGTACAGATCGAGCATACCGTGACTGCCGAGGCAATCGATGCGGTGCAACTCCAGATGTTCGGTGAACCTCGGCAGGCGGAGAAAACGCTTGAGCGTCGATTTCTTCATCTTCAAGACGTCAGCGAAGCGCAGATGATTGGCAACGAGAGCAGCGATCTGCTCGGTATCTTCGTTCGAAAAGCGCAGGCTTCGGCAGATCTCTTCTGCCATGCGCGTTCCGACCTCGACATGGCCATCAAAGCGGATGCGGTCAGGAGCGACGCGAAATGTTGGCGGCTTGCCAACATCGTGCAGCAGAGCACCCCAGGCGAGGGTGCGCGAGCACTCCGGATGCAGCATGCCGAGCAGCAGCAGCGTGTGTACCCAGACGTCGCCCTCGGGATGATACTGCGGCGGCTGCGCGACGCCTTTCATTCTTTCAACTTCCGGGAGCACCTCGCGCAGAAGGCCACTCTGGTCGAGAAATTCGAAGGCGAGCCTGGCACTGCCTTCCGTGAGCATTTTGGTGAGTTCATCGCGCACTCGCTCGCGGCTCACCTGTGCGATCTGCGGAGCGAACTCCTTGATGGCGGCGAAGGTTTCGGGATCGATGCTGTAGCTGAATCGCGCAGCAAAACGAACCGCTCGCAACATGCGTAACTTGTCTTCTGCGAAGCGGCGCTCGGGACTTCCGATCGTCCGCACGATTCCCGCTGCCAGGTCGTCGCGTCCCCCGACCCAGTCCAGTACCTTGTCTCCATTGAGCGGATCGAGCATCAATCCGTTGATTGTGAAATCGCGACGCTGCACGTCTTCCCGCGGATCTGACGTGTAGCGCACTTCGTCGGGGTGGCGCCCATCGCTATAAACGCCGTCGCTGCGGAAAGTAGCCACTTCGACACACTTGCCGGCAGCTTCGGCGGAGTCACAGTCCGCCTCACCCAGCGACTTAGGAGGAACGAGCACCACGCCAAACTGCGCGCCGACCGCGTAGGTCTCGGGAAAGATTCGCAACACCCGGTCAGGCGTAGCATCGGTTGAGACATCGTAATCGGCAGGCTCCCGGCCGAGCAGGAGGTCGCGGACGCATCCGCCTACAAGGTAGGCCTGGTGCCCGCGCTCGCGCAAGACCCGTACGATCTCGATTGCAGCCTCTTTCAATCTCATCGCAAAAGAGTGTAACGCCTTCCAAGCTTGTGGTTGCACCCTTGGATGCCGAGCCGGGGCCGCCGAACTTCGTCAGCCACTACTTCGACGCGGCGGTTTAACATGGATACATGCAACAGTCGTACATACTGG
The nucleotide sequence above comes from Clostridia bacterium. Encoded proteins:
- a CDS encoding DciA family protein, yielding MADAIRRLPAEEAAGTAWTFVCGQAVSDRTKVLEFREGILRIEVPDAAWRAQLLGMAGHYRAALTEYSGQTVQRIEFLLPEEAIRWAARRDNP
- a CDS encoding CCA tRNA nucleotidyltransferase, coding for MRLKEAAIEIVRVLRERGHQAYLVGGCVRDLLLGREPADYDVSTDATPDRVLRIFPETYAVGAQFGVVLVPPKSLGEADCDSAEAAGKCVEVATFRSDGVYSDGRHPDEVRYTSDPREDVQRRDFTINGLMLDPLNGDKVLDWVGGRDDLAAGIVRTIGSPERRFAEDKLRMLRAVRFAARFSYSIDPETFAAIKEFAPQIAQVSRERVRDELTKMLTEGSARLAFEFLDQSGLLREVLPEVERMKGVAQPPQYHPEGDVWVHTLLLLGMLHPECSRTLAWGALLHDVGKPPTFRVAPDRIRFDGHVEVGTRMAEEICRSLRFSNEDTEQIAALVANHLRFADVLKMKKSTLKRFLRLPRFTEHLELHRIDCLGSHGMLDLYEFCREKVETMPEEEMRPAPLITGHDLIHAGYKPGPRFREILSAVEDGQLEGRLRDKETAMQFIRSEYPLAS